One window from the genome of Streptomyces sp. NBC_00287 encodes:
- a CDS encoding zinc-dependent alcohol dehydrogenase family protein → MKAAVIESVGKAVVAEVPDPTPGPRDVVVEVAACGLCGTDLHILQGEFAPQLPIVPGHEFAGEVVGVGTRVTELSVGDRVAVDPSLYCYECRYCRTGHNNMCERWAAIGVTTAGGAARYAVAPVANCVKLPDHIRTQDAALIEPLSCAVRGYDVLNSRLGAHVLIYGSGTMGLMMLELAKRTGAASVDVVDVNAARLETARQLGVSSTAANADELERPQGWDVVVDATGNAAAIQDGLDRVAKAGTFLQFGVADYATRVTIDPYRIYNQEITITGSMAVLHSFERAAELFANGVLDPEIFISDRIPLDRYPEALDQFAAGVGRKIVVIP, encoded by the coding sequence ATGAAGGCCGCCGTCATCGAGTCCGTGGGCAAGGCCGTCGTCGCCGAGGTCCCGGACCCGACGCCAGGACCGCGCGATGTCGTGGTCGAGGTCGCGGCGTGCGGCCTGTGCGGAACGGATCTGCACATCCTGCAAGGAGAGTTCGCCCCACAGCTGCCGATCGTGCCGGGGCACGAGTTCGCGGGCGAGGTGGTCGGGGTCGGCACCCGGGTCACGGAACTGTCGGTGGGCGACAGGGTGGCGGTCGACCCGTCGTTGTACTGCTACGAGTGCCGGTACTGCCGTACGGGCCACAACAACATGTGCGAACGCTGGGCCGCGATCGGCGTGACGACGGCGGGAGGCGCGGCGCGCTACGCCGTAGCCCCCGTGGCGAACTGCGTAAAACTGCCGGACCACATCCGCACCCAGGACGCGGCCCTGATCGAGCCTCTGTCGTGCGCGGTACGAGGCTACGACGTGCTGAACTCCCGCCTCGGCGCGCACGTTCTGATCTACGGCTCGGGAACGATGGGCCTGATGATGCTGGAGCTGGCGAAGCGGACGGGGGCGGCGAGCGTGGACGTGGTCGACGTGAACGCGGCCCGCCTGGAGACGGCGCGGCAGCTGGGCGTCTCCTCGACCGCGGCGAACGCGGACGAGCTGGAACGCCCGCAGGGCTGGGACGTGGTGGTGGACGCGACGGGCAACGCGGCGGCGATCCAGGACGGCCTGGACCGAGTGGCAAAGGCGGGCACCTTCCTCCAGTTCGGAGTGGCGGACTACGCGACCCGCGTGACGATCGACCCGTACCGCATCTACAACCAAGAGATCACCATCACCGGTTCCATGGCAGTCCTGCACAGCTTCGAACGAGCAGCAGAACTCTTCGCGAACGGCGTCCTGGACCCGGAGATCTTCATCAGCGACCGCATCCCCCTGGACCGGTACCCGGAGGCACTGGACCAGTTCGCGGCGGGGGTGGGCCGAAAGATAGTGGTGATCCCGTAG